The Phacochoerus africanus isolate WHEZ1 chromosome 3, ROS_Pafr_v1, whole genome shotgun sequence genome window below encodes:
- the LOC125122734 gene encoding signal-regulatory protein beta-1-like isoform X2, protein MPVPASPSNLPLPSVMLPLLLGLTGAAGEEGMQVLQPERSMSVAPGETTTLPCTVTSLIPTGPFKWFKGTGPARELIYDFKGDRSHFPRVTNASDTTRRDNKEFSIRIRNITPADAGTYYCVKFRRESPVDVEFRSGPGTRLFVRTKPSLPKISTSSNPARPGQIVNLTCVAAGFFPQNISLKWFENGMELLAHQSHILPRGEAFSYTIISNILVTLALTSLYSQVTCQVVHSELQHPLSGHLNISTFLQVVPTVNISAHHVPSLQMAILTCHVQRFYPKSMQITWQERKGCFRTCEDLTPTKNPDGTFSQDSHNLVSISEDKSLFTCQVLYKAQTLVQTSFQLSEFTEQQTSLGAIASSSLFGTVLLLIWKLLPLTIFSIIYVLGRSLPSRRADPGGPLAEMPVATTPASASSAF, encoded by the exons GAGCAGCAGGTGAGGAGGGGATGCAGGTGCTTCAGCCTGAGAGGTCCATGTCTGTCGCACCTGGAGAGACGACCACTCTGCCCTGCACTGTGACCTCCCTGATCCCCACTGGGCCCTTCAAGTGGTTCAAGGGGACAGGACCAGCCCGGGAGTTAATCTACGATTTCAAAGGAGATCGGAGCCACTTCCCCCGAGTAACAAATGCTTCAGATACCACAAGGAGAGACAACAAGGAGTTTTCCATCCGTATCCGGAATATCACCCCTGCAGACGCCGGGACCTACTACTGTGTGAAGTTCCGGAGAGAGAGCCCTGTGGACGTGGAGTTTAGGTCTGGGCCAGGCACCCGGCTGTTTGTGCGTA CTAAGCCATCTCTTCCAAAGATTTCTACCTCCTCCAACCCAGCCCGCCCAGGCCAGATAGTGAATCTCACCTGTGTAGCAGCTGGCTTCTTTCCCCAAAATATATCTCTCAAATGGTTTGAAAATGGCATGGAGCTTCTAGCCCATCAGAGCCACATCCTGCCACGTGGAGAAGCTTTCTCCTACACCATCATCAGCAACATCCTGGTGACCCTTGCCTTGACTTCACTCTACTCCCAGGTCACCTGCCAAGTGGTTCACAGTGAATTGCAGCACCCCCTCAGTGGCCATCTGAATATCTCCACATTCCTTCAAG TTGTTCCCACAGTAAATATATCAGCACACCATGTCCCAAGCCTCCAGATGGCCATCCTCACCTGCCACGTGCAGAGGTTTTATCCCAAAAGCATGCAAATCACCtggcaggaaaggaaaggatgctTCAGGACCTGTGAAGACTTGACCCCCACCAAGAATCCAGATGGCACATTCAGCCAAGACAGTCATAATCTGGTCAGCATCTCAGAGGACAAAAGTCTGTTCACCTGTCAAGTGTTGTACAAGGCCCAGACACTGGTCCAGACCAGCTTCCAGCTGAGCGAGTTTACAGAACAGCAAACAAGTTTAG GTGCCATAGCATCCAGCTCTCTCTTTGGGACCGTCCTCCTGCTTATCTGGAAGTTGCTTCCCTTGACTATATTTTCCATCATCTATGTCCTTGGGAGGAGCCTCCCTTCCAG GAGGGCTGATCCAGGAGGACCACTTGCCGAAATGCCTGTAGCCACTACCCCAGCTTCTGCCTCATCAGCCTTCTGA
- the LOC125122734 gene encoding signal-regulatory protein beta-1-like isoform X1, protein MPVPASPSNLPLPSVMLPLLLGLTARRLGTALCFPPGAAGEEGMQVLQPERSMSVAPGETTTLPCTVTSLIPTGPFKWFKGTGPARELIYDFKGDRSHFPRVTNASDTTRRDNKEFSIRIRNITPADAGTYYCVKFRRESPVDVEFRSGPGTRLFVRTKPSLPKISTSSNPARPGQIVNLTCVAAGFFPQNISLKWFENGMELLAHQSHILPRGEAFSYTIISNILVTLALTSLYSQVTCQVVHSELQHPLSGHLNISTFLQVVPTVNISAHHVPSLQMAILTCHVQRFYPKSMQITWQERKGCFRTCEDLTPTKNPDGTFSQDSHNLVSISEDKSLFTCQVLYKAQTLVQTSFQLSEFTEQQTSLGAIASSSLFGTVLLLIWKLLPLTIFSIIYVLGRSLPSRRADPGGPLAEMPVATTPASASSAF, encoded by the exons CCAGGAGACTTGGAACTGCTTTGTGTTTCCCTCCAGGAGCAGCAGGTGAGGAGGGGATGCAGGTGCTTCAGCCTGAGAGGTCCATGTCTGTCGCACCTGGAGAGACGACCACTCTGCCCTGCACTGTGACCTCCCTGATCCCCACTGGGCCCTTCAAGTGGTTCAAGGGGACAGGACCAGCCCGGGAGTTAATCTACGATTTCAAAGGAGATCGGAGCCACTTCCCCCGAGTAACAAATGCTTCAGATACCACAAGGAGAGACAACAAGGAGTTTTCCATCCGTATCCGGAATATCACCCCTGCAGACGCCGGGACCTACTACTGTGTGAAGTTCCGGAGAGAGAGCCCTGTGGACGTGGAGTTTAGGTCTGGGCCAGGCACCCGGCTGTTTGTGCGTA CTAAGCCATCTCTTCCAAAGATTTCTACCTCCTCCAACCCAGCCCGCCCAGGCCAGATAGTGAATCTCACCTGTGTAGCAGCTGGCTTCTTTCCCCAAAATATATCTCTCAAATGGTTTGAAAATGGCATGGAGCTTCTAGCCCATCAGAGCCACATCCTGCCACGTGGAGAAGCTTTCTCCTACACCATCATCAGCAACATCCTGGTGACCCTTGCCTTGACTTCACTCTACTCCCAGGTCACCTGCCAAGTGGTTCACAGTGAATTGCAGCACCCCCTCAGTGGCCATCTGAATATCTCCACATTCCTTCAAG TTGTTCCCACAGTAAATATATCAGCACACCATGTCCCAAGCCTCCAGATGGCCATCCTCACCTGCCACGTGCAGAGGTTTTATCCCAAAAGCATGCAAATCACCtggcaggaaaggaaaggatgctTCAGGACCTGTGAAGACTTGACCCCCACCAAGAATCCAGATGGCACATTCAGCCAAGACAGTCATAATCTGGTCAGCATCTCAGAGGACAAAAGTCTGTTCACCTGTCAAGTGTTGTACAAGGCCCAGACACTGGTCCAGACCAGCTTCCAGCTGAGCGAGTTTACAGAACAGCAAACAAGTTTAG GTGCCATAGCATCCAGCTCTCTCTTTGGGACCGTCCTCCTGCTTATCTGGAAGTTGCTTCCCTTGACTATATTTTCCATCATCTATGTCCTTGGGAGGAGCCTCCCTTCCAG GAGGGCTGATCCAGGAGGACCACTTGCCGAAATGCCTGTAGCCACTACCCCAGCTTCTGCCTCATCAGCCTTCTGA